In Nocardioides bizhenqiangii, the DNA window TCGGCCTGGTTGGCGGCGTAACCCTCGTTGAGCGAGCCGATCGACCCGCCGGTGACGGCGTCCGGGCTCTTCTTGCGCTTCTTCTGCGGCGGGGCGTCGCCCTCGGCGCGGTCGATCGCCTCCGCGACCTTGTCGTGGATCAGCTCGATGTCGGGGTCGCCGGTGTTGACCAGCGGGGGGACCAGGGAGAGCGTCGACATCTTCTGGCCGCGCGCCTTGAGCGCGAGGTCGATGAACTTGCTGGCCTCCGACGCCGGCAGGTTGGTCGAGAACATCTCGCTCGACGCCGTGGCGAGGTCCTCGAAGTTCCTGAGCACCGACTCCGGGCTGAGCTGCTGCACCATCGCGTTCATGACGCACTTCTGGCGCGCCATCCGCGAGTAGTCGTCGGAGCCTTCGCGGGCGCGGGCGAACCAGAGCGCCTCGAAGCCGTTGAGCTTCTGCGTGCCGGGGTCGATGTAGCCGGTGACGTCGTCGCCGAGACCGCCGACGGGGATCGCCTGGCGGACGTTGATCGTCACCCCGCCGACGGCGTCGACGAGCTGCTTGAATCCGGCCATGTTGACCATCGCCCAGTAGTTGACCTGCAGCCCGGTGATCCCCTCCACCGCCATCGTGGTGGCGTCGATCCCGGCGCTGTCGGGATCCTCGAAGAGATCGGTGTGGTCCTCGGCCCAGGTGCTCACGCCGTTGAGGAAGCAGCCGTCGCAGTCGAACCCGTCGGGGAACTCCCGGTCCATCACCGAGCCGTCCTCGAACGGGAAGTTCGCCATGTTCCGGGGCAGCCCGATGAGCACCGTCCGCCCCGTCTCGGCGTCGATGGACGCGACCGTCATCGAGTCGGGTCGCAGCCCCCACCGGCCGGCGCCGGAGTCACCGCCGAGCAGCAGCACGTTGTAGCGACCGTCGTGGGCTTCGGTGACCTCGCCGTCGCCGAACACCGCGATCACCCAGTCCCGGTGGACGGAGACCAGGTGGGCGCTGAAGAGCATGGTCCCGGCGACGGAGAAGCACAGCAGCCCGTTGAGGCCGATCGCCGCGCGGCGGTGCGGGAGCCGGAGGCTGAGCGGCCGGCCGATCCGCCAAGCGTCGACGAACAGCGCCGCCCACGCGATCGCTCCCGCGAGCAGGGCCAGCCACAGCACGAGCAGCAGGTCGGCGTTGGTCCCGAGCCGGAACGCGATCCGCCGGTCGAGGAGCACGGCGACGAGGACCACCGTGCCGAGGAGGATCGAACCCAGCCAGACCCGGAGCGCGATCCGGCCGATCTTCCGGTTGCCGGCGACCAGCTGCGCCGAGCCCGGCGCGACGAGTGTCATCGCCATCAGCGAGATCGCCCGCCGGAACCGGACCCGTGCCGCGCGTTCGGCGACGCTCAGCTCGCCGAAAGGGCGGGACGGCGCGGTCAGCTCGGCCATGCGGGGTGTCTCTCCTGCCGGGGAAGCGTGCAGTGACCCGCTCAGTATCACCAGTCACACGCGTCACACCTGGTGCGACGCGCCGACGGCGCTCAGGCGGCGGCGAGGCGCGCGATCTCGTCGGCCGAGGCGTTGCCGCCGGTGCAGATCACCGCGACCCGGCCGGGACGAGCGTCGGTCGCGAGCAGTCCGGCGAGCGCGGCGGCTCCCGCGCCCTCGGCCAGGGTGTGCGCGTGCGACGCCAGCAGCCGGGCGGCGTGGTCGATCTCGTCGTCGGTGACCAGCAGGAAGTCCTGGAGGCCTGCCCGCAGGTGCGGGAGGGTGGCCGGGTAGCCGTTGGAGGTCGCCAGGCCCGACGCCCGGGTGGTCGCCGGCGCGGTCTCGATCGCGCCCGACCGCCACGAGCGCCAGACGGCCGGCGCGGCGGCGGACTGGACTCCGATCACGCGGCACGCCGGTGCGAGGGCGTCCCGCACCAGGCAGGCACCCACGGCACCGGTGCCGCTGCCGATCGGGACGAAGACGGCGTCGAGGTCCGGAGCCTGCTGGAACAGCTCGAGGTACGCCGTCGCGTGACCGAGGATGATCCGCGGGTCCGTGGTGTCGACGTACGACGGCGCGCCGGGGCCGCCTGTGTTCTCAGCCAGCGAGCGGGCATGCGCGGCGGCCTCGCCGAGGTTGTCGCCGTGGCTGACGACGGTGGCGCCGAGCGCGGCGACGCCGTCGCGCTTCACCTGGGGCGCGCAGGCCGGCATCACGACCGTGGCGTGGCACCCCGCCAGCCGGGCGGCGTACGCCACCGACTGCGCGTGGTTGCCGGTCGAGCAGGTCACCAGGCCGCTGGCACGCTCGGCGTCGGTGAGCCGGGCGGCGAGGTGGACGCCGCCGCGCACCTTGAACGACCCGGTGGGCAGCACGTGCTCGTGCTTGACGAGAACTCCACCGTCAGGCGAGCCGACGAGCCGGTCGAGGAGCGGGTGCCCGACCAGCGGGGTCGCGCCGAGCTCGCGCGCCACGATCTCTCCCGCCGACCTGATGGCGGCGAAGGTCAATGTGGTCCGTTCCTCGATGATCTGCACCCCTCCACCATCCCCCGGATCCATCCATCGGTCCAATAGTTCTTTTCGCGCTGAACGATCGATACGGTCGATGTGAGGGCTAGGCTGGGGTGGTGATCGACCTCCGTCGCCTCGAAGCGCTCGTCGCGCTGCACCGCACCGGCACCGTGTCCGCGGCGGCAGCCCGGTTGCACTACGGCCAGCCGACGGTCTCCCACCACCTGCGCCGGCTCGAGGCCGAGACCGGCAGCGTGCTGCTCCAACGGGTCGGCCGGGGCCTCCGGCTGACGCCCGACGGCGAGCTGCTGGCCCGCCGTGGCGAGGAGATCCTCGCGCTACTGGCCCGCGCCGAGTCCGAGCTCACCGCCTCGACCAGCCTGCAGGCCGGCCAGATCCGGTTGGCCGCGTTCCCGTCGGCGGCCGCCACGCTGGTCCCGGCCGCGGTGACCCTGCTCCACGAGCGGCACCCGGG includes these proteins:
- a CDS encoding LCP family protein — encoded protein: MAELTAPSRPFGELSVAERAARVRFRRAISLMAMTLVAPGSAQLVAGNRKIGRIALRVWLGSILLGTVVLVAVLLDRRIAFRLGTNADLLLVLWLALLAGAIAWAALFVDAWRIGRPLSLRLPHRRAAIGLNGLLCFSVAGTMLFSAHLVSVHRDWVIAVFGDGEVTEAHDGRYNVLLLGGDSGAGRWGLRPDSMTVASIDAETGRTVLIGLPRNMANFPFEDGSVMDREFPDGFDCDGCFLNGVSTWAEDHTDLFEDPDSAGIDATTMAVEGITGLQVNYWAMVNMAGFKQLVDAVGGVTINVRQAIPVGGLGDDVTGYIDPGTQKLNGFEALWFARAREGSDDYSRMARQKCVMNAMVQQLSPESVLRNFEDLATASSEMFSTNLPASEASKFIDLALKARGQKMSTLSLVPPLVNTGDPDIELIHDKVAEAIDRAEGDAPPQKKRKKSPDAVTGGSIGSLNEGYAANQADDLSSVC
- a CDS encoding threonine ammonia-lyase; amino-acid sequence: MQIIEERTTLTFAAIRSAGEIVARELGATPLVGHPLLDRLVGSPDGGVLVKHEHVLPTGSFKVRGGVHLAARLTDAERASGLVTCSTGNHAQSVAYAARLAGCHATVVMPACAPQVKRDGVAALGATVVSHGDNLGEAAAHARSLAENTGGPGAPSYVDTTDPRIILGHATAYLELFQQAPDLDAVFVPIGSGTGAVGACLVRDALAPACRVIGVQSAAAPAVWRSWRSGAIETAPATTRASGLATSNGYPATLPHLRAGLQDFLLVTDDEIDHAARLLASHAHTLAEGAGAAALAGLLATDARPGRVAVICTGGNASADEIARLAAA